In Promicromonospora sp. Populi, one genomic interval encodes:
- a CDS encoding molybdopterin-dependent oxidoreductase, with translation MRIDGADVTAEPRPGQCLRTYLREQGTTAVKKGCDSGDCGACTVLLDGAPVQSCLIPAHRATESEVVTAAGLGRFGPGGEPDADADHLHPVQRAFVEAAGFQCGFCTAGMVCTVAGTPALSALAANGPDAAHPHGTAEELKGNLCRCTGYRSIRDALAGRVNTEAAEPGDAFGRAVVTPAAARIVSGREAYTLDEPAPPGLLHVAVLGSPHPHARIIRIDATAARSAPGVHLVLTHHDVPDILYSTGRHQNRLDDPDDTRILDPVLRFVGQRVAFAVAETLRQARDALALVAVEYEPLPAVFDPEAARRPGAPLLHPGKTPDMHRVEEASRNVVVQIHEEHAEPGNDGVEAALAASAATVTGTWTTDRVNHVALETHGARAWVEPGPGGAPEAAVLHVRTSTQVPFLVRDELARILDLPADRVRVVAGRVGGGFGGKQELLVEDIVALATLRTGRPVQWELTREQQFTMVPCRHPMRVTVRAGASETGELTALAIDVLADTGAYGNHAPGVLFHGLHESMAVYRAPNKRVDAESVYTNNVPSGAFRGYGVGQMQFAIEGAIDELAARLGIDPVEMRRRNVIRPGDPFVVGQPVEGDLEFGSYGLDQCLDLVENALATGRGDAVPDGWVEGSGVGLAMIATIPPRGHHTHARVTVGADGDFVVDVGTAEFGNGTTTVHAQIAATELGVPMARVRVRPSDTATSGHDTGAYGSAGSVVAGLAVQRAAAALKTKLDQSSAGQQVGLSGEATHDGSPRSVAFNVHGFRVAVQRETGQVRILRSVHAADAGVVINPEQLRGQIEGGVAQALGSALTERMVVRDGVVVTRALRHYRVPQIADVPDTEVLFADTYDALGVRGAKSMSEAPYNPVAPALANAIADATGARPRDLPMQQDRLWELLRAKAAASTGRAGHDG, from the coding sequence ATGAGGATCGACGGCGCAGACGTCACGGCAGAGCCGCGCCCCGGTCAGTGCCTGCGTACCTACCTGCGTGAGCAGGGCACCACCGCCGTGAAGAAGGGCTGCGACTCGGGCGACTGCGGCGCGTGCACCGTGCTGCTCGACGGCGCGCCCGTGCAGTCGTGCCTGATCCCGGCGCACAGGGCGACCGAGTCGGAGGTGGTGACGGCCGCCGGGCTGGGCCGGTTCGGACCGGGCGGCGAGCCGGACGCCGACGCCGACCACCTGCATCCCGTGCAGCGCGCGTTCGTCGAGGCGGCCGGGTTCCAGTGCGGTTTCTGCACGGCCGGGATGGTCTGCACGGTCGCCGGCACGCCGGCGCTGAGCGCGCTCGCGGCGAACGGGCCCGATGCCGCCCACCCGCACGGCACCGCCGAAGAGCTCAAGGGCAACCTCTGCCGCTGTACCGGGTACCGCTCGATCCGCGATGCGCTCGCCGGTCGCGTGAACACCGAGGCCGCGGAGCCGGGGGACGCGTTCGGCCGGGCCGTCGTCACGCCTGCCGCCGCACGGATCGTGAGCGGACGCGAGGCCTACACCCTGGACGAGCCCGCGCCGCCCGGGCTGCTGCACGTCGCGGTGCTCGGCAGCCCGCACCCGCACGCCCGGATCATCCGGATCGACGCGACTGCGGCCCGCAGCGCGCCCGGTGTGCACCTGGTGCTCACCCACCACGACGTCCCGGACATCCTCTACTCGACGGGACGGCACCAGAACCGGCTCGACGACCCCGACGACACCCGCATCCTCGACCCCGTCCTGCGGTTCGTGGGGCAGCGGGTGGCGTTTGCCGTCGCCGAGACGCTCCGCCAGGCGCGCGACGCGCTCGCCCTGGTGGCGGTCGAGTACGAGCCGCTGCCCGCCGTCTTCGACCCGGAGGCCGCCCGGCGGCCGGGCGCGCCCCTGCTACACCCCGGCAAGACGCCCGACATGCACCGGGTCGAAGAGGCGAGCCGCAACGTCGTCGTACAGATTCATGAGGAACATGCCGAACCCGGGAACGACGGCGTCGAGGCGGCCTTGGCCGCCTCCGCCGCGACCGTGACCGGCACCTGGACCACCGACCGCGTGAACCACGTGGCCCTGGAGACGCACGGCGCCCGCGCCTGGGTGGAGCCGGGGCCTGGCGGCGCCCCGGAGGCCGCCGTCCTGCATGTGCGCACCTCCACCCAGGTGCCGTTCCTCGTGCGCGACGAGCTGGCTCGGATCCTGGACCTGCCCGCCGACCGGGTCCGCGTGGTCGCCGGGCGGGTTGGCGGCGGGTTCGGGGGCAAGCAGGAGCTGCTCGTGGAGGACATCGTGGCCCTCGCGACCCTGCGCACCGGCCGGCCCGTGCAGTGGGAGCTCACGCGTGAGCAGCAGTTCACGATGGTGCCGTGCCGGCACCCGATGCGCGTCACGGTCCGCGCGGGAGCCTCCGAGACCGGGGAGCTGACGGCGCTCGCCATCGACGTCCTGGCCGACACCGGCGCCTACGGCAACCACGCGCCCGGCGTCCTGTTCCACGGCCTGCACGAGTCCATGGCCGTCTACCGCGCCCCGAACAAGCGCGTCGATGCCGAGTCGGTCTACACGAACAACGTGCCGTCCGGGGCGTTCCGCGGGTACGGCGTGGGGCAGATGCAGTTCGCTATCGAGGGCGCGATCGACGAGCTGGCCGCGCGCCTCGGCATCGACCCGGTGGAGATGCGGCGGCGGAACGTGATCCGGCCGGGTGACCCGTTCGTCGTCGGTCAGCCCGTGGAGGGGGACCTGGAGTTCGGGTCCTACGGGCTCGACCAGTGCCTCGACCTCGTCGAGAACGCACTGGCCACGGGGCGGGGCGACGCAGTCCCGGACGGCTGGGTCGAGGGGAGCGGCGTCGGGCTCGCGATGATCGCGACCATCCCGCCGCGCGGCCACCACACGCACGCCCGCGTGACTGTGGGAGCCGACGGCGACTTCGTGGTCGACGTCGGCACCGCCGAGTTCGGCAACGGCACCACTACCGTGCACGCCCAGATCGCCGCCACGGAGCTCGGGGTGCCGATGGCGCGGGTGCGGGTGCGCCCGTCGGACACCGCGACCTCGGGCCACGACACGGGCGCCTATGGCTCGGCCGGCTCGGTGGTGGCGGGCCTGGCGGTCCAACGAGCGGCGGCGGCCCTCAAGACCAAGCTGGACCAGTCGAGCGCTGGACAACAGGTGGGGTTGAGCGGGGAAGCCACCCATGACGGGTCGCCTCGGTCCGTCGCGTTCAACGTGCACGGGTTCCGGGTGGCCGTGCAGCGGGAGACCGGGCAGGTGCGGATCCTGCGGTCGGTGCATGCCGCCGACGCCGGAGTGGTGATCAATCCCGAGCAGCTGCGCGGCCAGATCGAGGGCGGCGTGGCCCAGGCGCTCGGCTCGGCGCTGACGGAGCGGATGGTGGTGCGCGACGGCGTCGTCGTGACGCGCGCGCTGCGGCACTACCGGGTGCCGCAGATCGCGGACGTCCCGGACACGGAGGTGCTGTTCGCCGACACGTACGACGCTCTCGGCGTCCGCGGGGCCAAGTCGATGAGCGAGGCCCCGTACAACCCGGTCGCCCCGGCGCTGGCGAACGCGATAGCGGACGCCACCGGTGCGCGCCCGCGCGACCTGCCGATGCAACAGGACCGGCTGTGGGAGCTGCTGCGCGCGAAAGCAGCCGCATCGACCGGCCGTGCGGGTCACGACGGGTGA
- a CDS encoding FAD binding domain-containing protein, producing the protein MDLDINTVRMARTRADCALRPGEAFLGGGTFLYSEPVPAGVTGLVDLTGLGWEPWSVDGSGLRVSGTCTLEELVAGPGALGAASGTSDVGSGPYRALGIVGECVSALSLSPKVARTATVGGNLALGLPAGSMAGLFAALDALAVVWTLDGGCREVPVSSLVTGAGVVDLAPGEVLREIRVPAATLGQRTVFRRASLTPTGRTAAMVTGRALSSSRLDGDVPPRVRLVLTASVPAPIVLELGPGEHGELDRLIDGIDASAWYEDTHGIPAWRAAMTRRLAHEAFEELGGTA; encoded by the coding sequence GTGGATCTGGACATCAACACCGTGCGCATGGCCCGGACCCGCGCCGACTGCGCGCTGCGGCCCGGGGAGGCCTTCCTGGGCGGCGGCACCTTCCTGTACTCCGAGCCGGTGCCCGCCGGGGTGACGGGCCTGGTGGACCTCACTGGGTTGGGCTGGGAGCCATGGTCCGTCGACGGGTCGGGGCTCCGGGTCTCCGGGACGTGCACGCTCGAGGAGCTGGTTGCCGGGCCGGGTGCGCTCGGTGCGGCGTCGGGCACGTCCGACGTGGGGTCCGGGCCGTACCGTGCGCTCGGGATCGTCGGTGAGTGCGTCTCGGCGCTGTCGCTGTCGCCGAAGGTCGCCCGGACCGCGACGGTCGGAGGGAATCTGGCGCTAGGACTGCCGGCTGGGTCGATGGCCGGGCTGTTCGCCGCGCTCGACGCGTTGGCGGTCGTGTGGACGCTCGACGGCGGCTGCCGCGAGGTGCCGGTGTCGTCCCTGGTCACGGGTGCGGGGGTCGTCGACCTCGCGCCGGGGGAGGTGCTCCGGGAGATACGGGTGCCGGCGGCGACCCTCGGTCAGCGCACGGTGTTCCGCCGCGCGTCCCTGACTCCGACGGGCCGGACGGCGGCGATGGTGACAGGTCGGGCACTGTCGTCGTCGAGGCTGGATGGAGACGTGCCGCCGCGCGTGCGGCTGGTGCTGACCGCCTCGGTGCCCGCGCCCATAGTGCTGGAGCTGGGGCCGGGCGAGCACGGGGAGCTGGACCGGTTGATCGACGGGATCGACGCCTCCGCCTGGTACGAGGACACGCACGGCATTCCCGCGTGGCGCGCCGCGATGACGCGGCGGCTGGCGCACGAGGCGTTCGAGGAGCTAGGCGGGACCGCATGA
- a CDS encoding MurR/RpiR family transcriptional regulator, with translation MKSFATKPLEDRIAAGYRDLSPQERRAADALLDHLGDLGTYRATELAELAGVSKATMSRLFRKLGYEDFEGLREHLRAQRGRGLPIAVDPSPGLRERLEQEVRNLEKVYSALDDATLDQIASALATARDVVVVGRRGSLGQATQLRRNLTQVRGRVHLAPAPGQSLADDLVGLGPEDVVVVVSIRRHAYRVAEMVEALLADGVRVLLLADSSLRHLAGSVTWWIECPITTDGAFDSMVAPVSVVAALSDRVHEVLDGAGARVEAIDARYALLREIDEG, from the coding sequence ATGAAGTCGTTCGCCACCAAGCCGCTCGAGGACCGGATCGCCGCCGGCTACCGCGACCTGTCGCCGCAGGAGCGCCGCGCCGCCGACGCGCTGCTCGACCACCTCGGCGACCTGGGGACGTACCGCGCCACGGAGCTCGCCGAGCTGGCCGGGGTGTCCAAGGCGACGATGAGCCGCCTGTTCCGCAAGCTCGGCTACGAGGACTTCGAAGGGCTGCGGGAGCACCTGCGGGCCCAGCGCGGGCGTGGCCTGCCGATAGCGGTGGACCCGTCGCCCGGCCTGCGCGAACGGCTGGAGCAGGAGGTCCGGAACCTGGAGAAGGTCTACTCGGCGCTCGACGACGCCACGCTCGACCAGATCGCCTCCGCGCTCGCCACCGCACGCGACGTAGTGGTGGTCGGACGCCGGGGATCGCTCGGGCAGGCTACCCAGCTGCGGCGCAACCTGACCCAGGTGCGCGGCCGGGTGCACCTCGCGCCCGCTCCCGGTCAGTCGCTCGCCGACGACCTCGTGGGCCTCGGCCCCGAGGACGTGGTCGTTGTGGTCTCGATCCGCCGGCACGCGTATCGGGTGGCCGAGATGGTCGAGGCCCTGCTGGCCGACGGCGTGCGTGTGCTCCTGCTCGCCGACTCCAGCCTGCGGCACCTCGCCGGCAGCGTGACCTGGTGGATCGAGTGCCCCATCACTACCGACGGTGCCTTCGACTCGATGGTGGCGCCGGTGAGCGTGGTGGCCGCCCTGTCGGACCGGGTCCACGAGGTGCTCGACGGCGCCGGCGCCCGCGTCGAGGCGATCGACGCCCGGTACGCGCTGCTGCGCGAGATCGACGAGGGGTGA
- a CDS encoding M20 family metallo-hydrolase has translation MSEIGSSGWVLERCDELTRYSSRGDGLERVYLSPEHAAANTAVAAWMREAGLDTETDAAGNVWGRRAADGTPQRPATPGEPALVLGSHLDTVPDAGRYDGMLGVVLAIAVAHRLRDEALPFALEVVGFSDEEGTRFGKALLGSCAASGQWDPAWWDQADADGVPLREAFLQFGLAPDRVGDAARDPADLVGYLEAHIEQGPVLQERGLPLGYVTTIAGARRFVLTVTGEARHAGGTPFARRRDALVAAAHLVTRIEELAIAADCLATVGDIRVEPGAVNVIPGRAELTLDLRGRTDAGRDALWEQIVTAGREIAQGRGVTFEFAETHRAPSTACAPRLSEAVAAGIVSATGTTSDTSAAAPLDSALGLWSPAGHDGMAMAAVTDVGMLFLRCRDGISHHPDEHVEPADVGVALDAFTAAVLALARAAVPEEAR, from the coding sequence GTGAGTGAGATCGGGTCCAGTGGGTGGGTTCTCGAGCGGTGCGATGAGCTGACGCGGTACTCGTCGCGGGGGGACGGGCTGGAGCGGGTCTATCTCTCGCCCGAGCATGCTGCCGCCAACACCGCGGTCGCCGCGTGGATGCGGGAGGCCGGCCTCGACACCGAGACCGACGCCGCGGGCAACGTCTGGGGCCGCCGCGCCGCCGACGGCACACCCCAGCGCCCCGCCACCCCGGGCGAGCCCGCGCTAGTGCTCGGGTCGCACCTGGACACCGTGCCCGACGCCGGGCGGTACGACGGGATGCTCGGCGTGGTGCTCGCCATCGCCGTCGCGCACCGGCTGCGGGACGAGGCCCTGCCGTTCGCGCTGGAGGTGGTGGGCTTCTCCGACGAGGAGGGCACCCGGTTCGGCAAGGCGCTGCTGGGCAGCTGCGCGGCGTCGGGCCAGTGGGACCCGGCCTGGTGGGACCAGGCCGACGCCGACGGCGTGCCGCTGCGCGAGGCGTTCCTGCAGTTCGGGCTCGCCCCGGACCGGGTGGGCGACGCCGCCCGGGACCCGGCCGACCTGGTCGGCTACCTGGAGGCGCACATCGAGCAGGGGCCGGTGCTTCAGGAGCGGGGCCTGCCGCTCGGGTACGTGACCACCATCGCGGGGGCGCGGCGGTTCGTGCTGACCGTGACGGGCGAGGCCCGGCATGCGGGCGGCACCCCGTTCGCCCGACGCCGGGACGCGCTGGTCGCCGCCGCGCACCTCGTCACCCGCATCGAGGAGCTGGCCATCGCCGCCGACTGCCTCGCCACGGTCGGCGACATCCGCGTGGAGCCCGGGGCCGTCAACGTCATCCCCGGCCGGGCCGAGCTCACGCTCGACCTGCGTGGCCGCACCGACGCCGGCCGCGACGCGCTCTGGGAGCAGATCGTGACGGCCGGCCGCGAGATCGCCCAGGGGCGGGGCGTGACGTTCGAGTTCGCCGAGACCCATCGGGCGCCGTCGACCGCCTGCGCCCCGCGGCTGAGCGAGGCCGTGGCGGCGGGCATCGTGTCCGCGACCGGCACGACGTCGGACACCAGCGCCGCGGCGCCATTGGACTCAGCGCTGGGGCTCTGGAGCCCCGCCGGCCACGACGGCATGGCGATGGCCGCCGTGACCGACGTCGGCATGCTGTTCCTGCGCTGCCGCGACGGGATCAGCCACCACCCGGACGAGCACGTCGAGCCCGCGGACGTGGGCGTGGCCCTCGACGCGTTCACGGCGGCGGTGCTGGCGCTGGCCCGCGCCGCCGTCCCTGAGGAGGCCCGATGA
- a CDS encoding alanine--glyoxylate aminotransferase family protein has product MTQIHPPARLLMGPGPVDADPRVLRAMAAPLVGQFDPFMTDTMTEAMGLWRTVWDTANEQTLLVDGTSRAGIEAALVSLLEPGDRVLVPVFGRFGHLLAEIGARAGAEVHTIETGWGTVFDPGQIEDAVRRVRPRVLAVVHGDTSTTMAQPLADLGRIAHEHDALLYVDATATLGGNPFHTDEWGIDAATAGLQKCLGGPSGSAPVTLSPEAVAAVNRRKQVEAGIRTADDAPPSGTPIRSNYLDLAQIMDYWGPRRLNHHTEATSMLYAARECARLLAAEGLGNAVDRHARHGVAMAAGVLGLGLEIFGDMAHKMHNVVAVRIPDGVDGDAVRGGLLDNFGIEIGTSFGPLHGVVWRIGTMGFNARRDAVLTTLAALEHELRRAGHAPPSGGGVAAALTSYEDVDEEGRP; this is encoded by the coding sequence ATGACGCAGATTCATCCGCCTGCGCGGCTGCTCATGGGCCCCGGGCCCGTCGACGCCGACCCGCGGGTGCTGCGGGCCATGGCCGCGCCGCTCGTCGGGCAGTTCGACCCGTTCATGACCGACACCATGACAGAGGCCATGGGGCTGTGGCGCACCGTCTGGGACACCGCCAACGAGCAGACCCTCCTCGTGGACGGCACCTCGCGCGCCGGGATCGAGGCGGCGCTGGTGTCCCTGCTGGAGCCGGGCGACCGGGTGCTGGTCCCGGTGTTCGGCCGGTTCGGGCATCTGCTCGCCGAGATCGGTGCCCGGGCCGGCGCCGAGGTGCACACGATCGAGACGGGGTGGGGCACGGTTTTCGACCCGGGGCAGATCGAGGACGCCGTCCGCCGCGTCCGGCCCCGGGTGCTCGCCGTAGTGCACGGGGACACCTCGACGACGATGGCGCAGCCGCTCGCGGACCTCGGCCGGATCGCGCACGAGCATGACGCCCTGCTCTACGTCGACGCCACGGCCACGCTCGGCGGCAACCCGTTCCACACCGACGAGTGGGGCATCGACGCGGCGACGGCCGGGCTGCAGAAGTGCCTGGGCGGCCCGTCGGGCAGCGCGCCCGTGACGCTCTCGCCCGAGGCAGTCGCGGCTGTCAACAGACGCAAGCAGGTAGAGGCGGGGATCCGTACCGCGGACGACGCCCCGCCGTCGGGCACCCCGATCCGCTCCAACTACCTCGACCTCGCGCAGATCATGGACTACTGGGGGCCGCGCCGCCTCAACCACCACACCGAGGCCACGTCCATGCTCTATGCGGCGCGCGAGTGCGCCCGCCTGCTGGCCGCCGAGGGTTTGGGTAACGCGGTGGACCGGCACGCCCGGCACGGCGTGGCCATGGCCGCCGGAGTGCTCGGGCTCGGCCTGGAGATCTTCGGCGACATGGCCCACAAGATGCACAACGTCGTGGCCGTGCGCATCCCCGATGGCGTGGACGGCGACGCCGTGCGCGGCGGGCTCCTGGACAACTTCGGCATCGAGATCGGCACGTCGTTCGGCCCGCTGCACGGTGTGGTCTGGCGCATCGGGACCATGGGCTTCAACGCCCGCCGGGACGCGGTGCTCACCACGCTGGCCGCCCTGGAGCACGAGCTCCGCCGCGCCGGCCACGCGCCCCCGTCGGGTGGTGGCGTGGCCGCCGCCCTCACCTCGTACGAAGACGTCGATGAGGAGGGGCGACCGTGA
- the allB gene encoding allantoinase AllB: MSDRLIGSERVLVEGELRPAVLRTEGDRIAQVWWGTSDPDKVAAHDDGMLGAPPSRSAAVWKLGDRVVLPGGVDTHVHVNEPGRTHWEGFTSAARAAAYGGVTTIVDMPLNSIPPTTSVEALRVKQAAARAASERLPDDEEWQSGRLPCDVAFWGGAVPGNADDLEPLWDAGVLGFKCFLADSGVPEFPPLGPDELLVVMDRLVRFDGLLAVHAEDPAVLAAAPHPQSRAYSDFLLSRPDEAETTAVRTLLDAVRETGARTHVLHVSSARVLDLLQEAKEEGLPVTAETCHHYLVFDAEHIPDGDAAYKCCPPIRDRGNQDALWDGLRAGILDCVVSDHSPSSLAEKRLGGPVGETDLQAAWGGISGLQTGFVALADAARRRGVPLPEVSRWTSANTAALVGLDGGDRPKGVIAEGAAADLVVYDPEAGTTIDAAQLAHRNPVSAYDGMTVVGAVTDTVLGGRIAVWSFGEAVAHGNIDGGTWRPANDVEHIRGDGRLIARPGSAAAERAGRSA, from the coding sequence ATGAGCGACAGGCTGATCGGGTCCGAACGGGTGCTGGTCGAGGGGGAGCTGCGCCCGGCGGTGCTGCGGACCGAGGGCGATCGGATCGCCCAGGTGTGGTGGGGCACTTCCGACCCCGACAAGGTCGCGGCCCACGACGACGGGATGCTCGGCGCCCCGCCCTCCCGGTCGGCGGCGGTCTGGAAGCTCGGCGATCGCGTCGTCCTGCCCGGTGGTGTCGACACCCACGTGCACGTCAACGAGCCGGGCCGCACCCACTGGGAGGGGTTCACGTCGGCGGCACGTGCCGCGGCGTACGGCGGGGTGACCACGATCGTGGACATGCCGCTCAACTCGATCCCGCCCACCACCAGCGTGGAGGCGCTGCGGGTCAAGCAGGCGGCGGCCCGGGCCGCGTCGGAACGACTGCCGGACGACGAGGAGTGGCAGAGCGGTCGCCTGCCCTGCGACGTCGCCTTCTGGGGCGGCGCCGTGCCCGGCAACGCCGACGACCTGGAGCCGCTCTGGGACGCGGGCGTCCTGGGGTTCAAGTGCTTCCTCGCTGACTCGGGCGTCCCCGAGTTCCCGCCGCTCGGCCCGGACGAGCTCTTGGTCGTCATGGACCGCCTTGTCCGGTTCGACGGTCTGCTCGCGGTGCATGCCGAGGACCCGGCCGTCCTTGCCGCGGCGCCGCACCCGCAGTCCCGCGCCTACTCCGACTTCCTGCTCTCCCGCCCGGACGAGGCCGAGACGACGGCGGTCCGGACGCTGCTCGACGCCGTCCGCGAGACCGGCGCGCGAACGCACGTGCTGCACGTGTCCTCCGCCCGCGTGCTCGACCTGCTCCAGGAGGCCAAGGAAGAGGGCCTGCCCGTCACCGCCGAGACCTGCCACCACTACCTGGTGTTCGACGCCGAGCACATTCCCGACGGCGACGCCGCCTACAAGTGCTGCCCGCCGATCCGCGACCGGGGCAACCAGGACGCGCTCTGGGACGGGCTGCGCGCCGGGATCCTCGACTGCGTGGTCAGTGACCACTCGCCGTCGTCGCTCGCGGAGAAACGGCTCGGCGGACCGGTCGGCGAGACCGACCTGCAGGCCGCCTGGGGTGGCATCTCTGGTCTCCAGACCGGCTTCGTCGCCCTGGCCGACGCCGCGCGACGGAGGGGCGTACCCCTGCCGGAGGTGTCCCGCTGGACGTCGGCGAACACCGCGGCGCTGGTCGGCTTGGACGGGGGTGACCGGCCGAAGGGTGTCATTGCCGAGGGTGCGGCCGCGGACCTCGTCGTCTACGACCCCGAAGCCGGCACCACGATCGACGCCGCGCAGCTCGCACACCGCAACCCCGTCAGTGCCTACGACGGCATGACGGTCGTGGGCGCGGTGACTGACACGGTGCTGGGCGGGCGGATCGCGGTGTGGTCGTTCGGCGAAGCAGTGGCGCACGGCAACATCGACGGTGGCACCTGGCGACCAGCGAACGACGTCGAGCACATCCGCGGCGACGGCCGCTTGATCGCCCGGCCCGGCAGCGCCGCCGCCGAGCGGGCGGGGAGGTCCGCATGA
- the pucL gene encoding factor-independent urate hydroxylase — translation MSIVLGPNQYGKAEVRLVRVDRDTPRHHITDLSVTSQLRGDFRATHESGDNAGVIATDTQKNTINAFARDGVGSPETFLLRLARHFLTSPQVTGGRWAAEQYGWERIPPGPPTAPGPDGAAPAVGHDHAFVRGAAERRTALVHADDSGLTVLAGLRDVTVLKSTGSEFSGFPRDRYTTLPEVDDRILATDVTAWWRYTPSFTETAGPAEYDERFAAVRAILLEAFANLHSLALQQTVFAMGKAVLEAYPDIAEIRLSCPNNHHFLVDLEPFGLDNPGEVFFAADRPYGLIEAAVQRSGPAVPEHPVWSTIGGFV, via the coding sequence ATGTCGATAGTCCTGGGACCCAACCAGTACGGCAAGGCCGAGGTGCGGCTGGTGCGCGTCGACCGGGACACCCCGCGGCACCACATCACCGACCTGAGCGTGACCTCGCAGCTGCGCGGCGACTTCCGGGCCACGCACGAGTCCGGGGACAACGCGGGCGTCATCGCCACCGACACGCAGAAGAACACGATCAACGCGTTCGCCCGCGACGGGGTCGGCTCGCCGGAGACGTTCCTGCTGCGGCTCGCGCGGCACTTCCTCACCTCGCCGCAGGTCACGGGCGGTCGCTGGGCGGCGGAGCAGTACGGCTGGGAGCGCATCCCGCCCGGTCCGCCGACGGCGCCTGGACCGGACGGCGCCGCCCCCGCCGTCGGGCACGACCATGCCTTTGTGCGGGGCGCGGCCGAGCGCCGCACGGCGCTCGTGCACGCCGACGACTCGGGCCTGACCGTGCTGGCCGGCCTGCGCGACGTCACGGTGCTCAAGTCGACCGGCTCGGAGTTCTCCGGGTTCCCGCGCGACCGGTACACAACCCTGCCCGAGGTCGACGACCGGATCCTCGCGACCGACGTCACCGCCTGGTGGCGGTACACACCGTCGTTCACCGAGACCGCAGGCCCGGCGGAGTATGACGAGCGGTTCGCGGCGGTCCGCGCGATCCTCCTGGAGGCGTTCGCGAACCTGCACTCCCTGGCACTGCAGCAGACCGTGTTCGCGATGGGCAAGGCGGTGCTGGAGGCGTATCCCGACATCGCCGAGATCCGGCTGTCCTGCCCCAACAACCACCACTTCCTCGTCGACCTGGAGCCGTTCGGCCTGGACAACCCCGGCGAGGTCTTTTTCGCCGCCGACCGGCCGTACGGGCTGATCGAGGCAGCGGTCCAGCGGTCAGGCCCGGCCGTCCCGGAGCACCCCGTCTGGTCGACGATCGGAGGATTTGTATGA
- a CDS encoding hydroxyisourate hydrolase, which produces MSTASTHVLDAARGLPAAGLTVALGTQQAVTDDDGRVSWGEVTPGRHVLTFAVGDWFGAQDRETFFGQVVLDVVLGADHTHVALLLSPFAYTTYRGS; this is translated from the coding sequence GTGAGCACCGCCTCCACCCACGTGCTCGACGCCGCGCGCGGCCTCCCGGCCGCGGGGCTGACGGTCGCCCTGGGCACGCAGCAGGCGGTGACCGACGACGACGGCCGCGTCTCCTGGGGCGAGGTCACGCCAGGGCGGCACGTCCTCACGTTCGCCGTCGGCGACTGGTTCGGAGCCCAGGACCGGGAGACGTTCTTCGGGCAGGTGGTGCTCGACGTTGTGCTCGGCGCCGACCACACGCACGTCGCCCTGCTGCTGAGCCCGTTCGCCTACACCACCTACCGGGGGAGCTGA
- a CDS encoding 2-oxo-4-hydroxy-4-carboxy-5-ureidoimidazoline decarboxylase, which yields MRAAAEWDAADVETALAHHPRIGERAAGDSTEARLSRTEQPTAAEATAARIAEGNAAYEARFGRIFLVRAAGRTAEDILANLTERLTNDPAVEALVTAEQLRQIALLRLETLVEEPAPDAETAPDAVEVAQ from the coding sequence ATGCGCGCCGCCGCCGAGTGGGACGCCGCCGACGTCGAAACCGCGCTCGCGCACCACCCGCGGATCGGGGAGCGTGCCGCGGGCGACAGCACCGAGGCGCGCCTGTCCCGCACCGAGCAGCCCACCGCGGCCGAGGCGACTGCCGCCCGGATCGCCGAGGGCAACGCCGCGTACGAGGCGAGGTTCGGCCGGATCTTCCTGGTCCGGGCCGCCGGGCGCACCGCAGAGGACATCCTCGCGAACCTTACGGAGCGCCTGACCAACGATCCCGCCGTCGAAGCCCTGGTCACGGCCGAGCAGCTGCGCCAGATCGCGCTGCTACGGCTGGAGACGCTCGTCGAGGAGCCCGCCCCGGACGCGGAGACCGCCCCGGACGCCGTCGAGGTAGCGCAGTGA